From a single Streptomyces rubradiris genomic region:
- a CDS encoding tetratricopeptide repeat protein, which produces MDVMGEKATLFESGRFAQSSGTESARDELADMGEAAEETRLALAAQSGDAEAASVLGAMLLRRGELDAAEPHLRAATAAGDRAAANNLGVLLHQRGYPEEAAGWWRIAAVAGSAAAAHALGRYHRERGDEPAAEYWLRQSAEQGHVLGAYALADLLEHRGDAGAEHWMRSAAERGHREAAYRLARALDRAAGHGEEWPGEGNGPDNGVAEAEQWYRQAAARGHRKAALQLGAILERRGELKEAGRWYLTSAKDGEPRAACALGFLLRDAGDTESAAVWWLRAAQEGDGNAANALGALHAERGETQTAERWYRAALDAGDDNGAYNLGLLCAEQGRTAQAEQWYRRAAYAGHREAANALAILLLQGGDTTGAEPWFSKAAEAGSVDAAFNLGILYAGRGEERMALRWYERAAAAGHAEAALQVGIARLREGDEREAERHLRCAAGGGSAEGAYRLATLLDARRPPEPAHELGEIVHEKTECEEWYERAATQGHRRAQVRVGMLAAARGDVVEAARWYRTAAEAGSRNGAFNLGLLLAREGSEPEAAVWWTRAADAGHGRAALRLALVYARRGELAEGQRWAARAVELGPAEVAERAGRLRDALREELSA; this is translated from the coding sequence ATGGACGTTATGGGGGAGAAGGCAACTCTGTTCGAGTCAGGGCGATTTGCGCAGTCTTCCGGTACGGAGTCGGCCCGCGACGAGTTGGCGGACATGGGGGAGGCCGCCGAGGAGACGCGCCTCGCGCTCGCCGCGCAGAGCGGGGACGCCGAGGCGGCCAGCGTCCTGGGGGCGATGCTGCTGCGCCGCGGCGAGCTGGACGCGGCCGAACCCCATCTGCGCGCCGCCACCGCGGCCGGTGACCGGGCCGCCGCCAACAACCTGGGCGTCCTGCTGCACCAGCGCGGTTATCCCGAGGAGGCGGCCGGCTGGTGGCGGATCGCCGCCGTGGCCGGGTCCGCCGCCGCGGCGCACGCCCTCGGCCGCTACCACCGCGAGCGCGGGGACGAGCCGGCCGCCGAGTACTGGCTGCGCCAGTCCGCCGAGCAGGGCCATGTCCTCGGCGCCTACGCCCTCGCCGACCTGCTGGAGCACCGCGGCGACGCCGGCGCCGAGCACTGGATGCGGTCCGCCGCCGAGCGCGGGCACCGCGAGGCCGCCTACCGGCTGGCCCGGGCGCTGGACCGCGCCGCCGGGCACGGGGAGGAGTGGCCCGGGGAGGGAAACGGCCCGGACAACGGGGTCGCGGAGGCCGAGCAGTGGTACCGGCAGGCCGCGGCGCGCGGGCACCGGAAGGCCGCGCTCCAGCTCGGGGCGATCCTGGAGCGGCGCGGTGAGCTGAAGGAGGCCGGGCGCTGGTACCTGACCTCCGCCAAGGACGGCGAGCCGCGGGCCGCCTGCGCCCTCGGCTTCCTGCTGCGCGACGCGGGCGACACCGAGAGCGCCGCCGTGTGGTGGCTGCGCGCCGCCCAGGAGGGCGACGGCAACGCGGCCAACGCCCTGGGCGCGCTGCACGCGGAGCGCGGCGAGACCCAGACCGCCGAGCGCTGGTACCGGGCCGCGCTGGACGCCGGCGACGACAACGGCGCCTACAACCTCGGCCTGCTCTGCGCCGAGCAGGGCCGCACCGCGCAGGCCGAACAGTGGTACCGGCGGGCCGCCTACGCCGGGCACCGGGAGGCCGCCAACGCGCTGGCCATCCTGCTGCTCCAGGGCGGCGACACGACCGGGGCCGAGCCGTGGTTCTCCAAGGCCGCCGAGGCCGGAAGCGTGGACGCCGCGTTCAACCTCGGCATCCTCTACGCCGGACGCGGCGAGGAGCGGATGGCGCTGCGCTGGTACGAGCGGGCCGCCGCCGCCGGACACGCCGAGGCCGCCCTCCAGGTGGGGATCGCCCGGCTGCGCGAGGGCGACGAGCGGGAGGCCGAACGCCATCTGCGCTGCGCCGCGGGGGGCGGCAGCGCGGAGGGCGCATACCGGCTGGCCACCCTGCTCGACGCGCGCCGGCCGCCCGAGCCCGCGCACGAGCTGGGCGAGATCGTGCACGAGAAGACCGAGTGCGAGGAGTGGTACGAGCGGGCCGCCACCCAGGGGCACCGGCGGGCCCAGGTCCGGGTCGGGATGCTGGCCGCCGCCCGGGGGGACGTGGTGGAGGCGGCGCGGTGGTACCGGACGGCGGCCGAGGCCGGCTCGCGCAACGGCGCCTTCAACCTCGGGCTGCTGCTCGCCCGTGAGGGCAGCGAACCGGAGGCGGCGGTGTGGTGGACCCGGGCGGCCGACGCCGGCCACGGGCGGGCCGCGCTGCGGCTGGCCCTGGTCTACGCGCGTCGTGGCGAGCTGGCGGAGGGGCAGCGCTGGGCCGCCCGTGCGGTGGAGCTGGGTCCGGCGGAGGTGGCGGAGCGGGCGGGGCGACTGCGGGACGCGCTGCGCGAGGAGCTGTCGGCGTGA
- the hisN gene encoding histidinol-phosphatase, with protein sequence MPDYLDDLRLAHALADAADAATTARFQALDLKVETKPDMTPVSEADKAAEELIRDRLQRARPQDAVLGEEYGVEGTGPRRWVVDPIDGTKNYVRGVPVWATLIALMEEAEDGFQPVVGVVSAPALGRRWWAAKGHGAFTGRDLAAGTPIRVSRVGRLADASFAYSSLSGWEERDRLDGFLDLTRQVWRTRAYGDFWPYMMVAEGSVDICAEPELSLWDMAATAIIVTEAGGTFTGLDGRPGPHSGDAAASNGLLHDELLGYLAPRP encoded by the coding sequence ATGCCCGACTACCTCGACGACCTGCGCCTCGCCCACGCCCTCGCGGACGCGGCCGACGCCGCCACCACGGCCCGCTTCCAGGCCCTCGACCTGAAGGTGGAGACCAAGCCGGACATGACGCCGGTGAGCGAAGCGGACAAGGCGGCGGAAGAACTGATCCGCGACCGGCTCCAGCGCGCCCGCCCCCAGGACGCCGTCCTCGGCGAGGAGTACGGCGTCGAGGGCACCGGCCCGCGCCGCTGGGTGGTCGACCCGATCGACGGCACCAAGAACTACGTCCGCGGCGTCCCGGTGTGGGCCACCCTCATCGCCCTGATGGAGGAGGCGGAGGACGGCTTCCAGCCGGTCGTCGGCGTCGTCTCCGCCCCCGCCCTCGGCCGCCGCTGGTGGGCGGCGAAGGGCCACGGCGCCTTCACCGGCCGGGACCTGGCCGCCGGCACGCCCATCCGCGTCTCCCGCGTCGGCAGGCTCGCGGACGCCTCCTTCGCGTACTCCTCGCTCTCCGGCTGGGAGGAGCGGGACCGCCTGGACGGCTTCCTGGACCTCACCCGTCAGGTGTGGCGCACGCGCGCGTACGGCGACTTCTGGCCGTACATGATGGTCGCGGAGGGTTCCGTGGACATCTGCGCCGAACCGGAGCTGTCCCTGTGGGACATGGCCGCCACCGCGATCATCGTCACCGAGGCGGGGGGCACCTTCACCGGCCTCGACGGCCGCCCGGGCCCGCACAGCGGCGACGCGGCGGCGTCCAACGGCCTGCTGCACGACGAGCTGCTGGGGTACCTCGCCCCGCGCCCCTGA
- a CDS encoding cyclic nucleotide-binding/CBS domain-containing protein, with protein sequence MLVRDAMSTVILTLGPAHTLRQAATLMSSRRVGAAVVLDPDAGGIGILTERDILDSVGLGQNPDAEPLHAHTTTDIVFAAPTWTLEEAARAMAHGGFRHLVVLDRGEVAGIVSVRDIVRRWIPAREPAPAS encoded by the coding sequence ATGCTCGTCCGTGACGCCATGAGCACGGTGATCCTCACCCTCGGCCCCGCCCACACCCTCCGCCAGGCAGCCACCCTGATGTCGTCCCGCCGCGTCGGCGCCGCCGTGGTCCTCGACCCGGACGCCGGCGGCATCGGCATCCTCACCGAACGCGACATCCTCGACTCCGTGGGCCTCGGCCAGAACCCGGACGCCGAACCCCTGCACGCCCACACCACCACCGACATCGTCTTCGCCGCCCCGACCTGGACCCTGGAGGAGGCGGCCCGCGCCATGGCGCACGGCGGCTTCCGGCACCTGGTCGTGCTCGACCGCGGCGAGGTGGCCGGGATCGTCTCGGTCCGCGACATCGTCCGCCGCTGGATCCCGGCCCGGGAGCCCGCCCCCGCCTCCTGA
- a CDS encoding UPF0182 family protein, with amino-acid sequence MPDRGGGPTGPRIRAGRPSRKVRALLVTLGVLAALGMVFTMFAGFWTDWLWYRSVHYSSVFTTTLSTKIGLFFVFGLLMAVAVGLNIWLAHRLRPPLSAMSMEQQSLDRYRMGIAPYKKWLLLVVTCLVGLIAGASAAGQWRTWLMWVNGVPFHQKDPQFHLDVAFYAFDLPWYRFLLGFGFAATILCLIAAALTHYLYGGLRVTSPGARATAAATGHLSVLLGIFVALKAVAYWLDRYGLAVKSSDFKATDNWTGLRYVDANAYLPAKTILFCIAVICALLFFATLWRRTWQLPVIGFGLMVLSAILIGGLYPAIVQKFQVQPNEQAKEAPYVQKNLNATREAYGIDDTKVTDYEGESKTKDKSTLRGAADDAASFRIIDPNIVSPTFQQRQEMKDYYGFPDNLDVDRYPGKDGKEQDTVIGLRELDLAGVPKHNWINDHFRYTHGFGVVAAKGTEAKGGEPVFTEYDLPSKGDLGTYEQRIYYGEKTTTYSIVGGPQEEIDYSDNDGEKPTSYRGGSGVNLDNPVNRAAYALTFNEPQILYSGAIGKGSRILYNRTPKERVEAVAPWLTIDGDAYPAVVGGRIQWIVDAYTTTNGYPYASRTTLGDTTADSLTATNNSRAVVAQQNQVNYIRNSVKATVDAYTGEVKLYQWDTQDPVLKTWMKAFPDTVQPRSAISGDLMDHLRYPQDLFKVQRELLTRYHVTDAETYLTGSEVWQVPNDPTNKSGNAVPPYYLSMKMPDQKQQAFSLSTTFTPTGRDNLAAFMTVDAEADSKDYGKIRILKLPTRTTVDGPKQVQSKFNSDERIASTIKLLRGDDSDIEYGNLLTVPLDGGLLYVEPVYVRGSGLKLPLLRKVLVTYGNQTEFENTLDEALDKIFGTKKSATRPPGTGTPPDTSDPTVRQALQDAQKAFDAGQRALQDGPDWAAYAKAQEQLREALKKAEEAQSKADDKTADDKTGGKTDDKAGDKAGGETGEKDGGKNQS; translated from the coding sequence ATGCCGGACCGCGGCGGAGGCCCGACGGGGCCACGGATCAGGGCGGGCCGCCCCTCCCGGAAGGTGCGGGCCCTGCTCGTGACCCTGGGGGTCCTCGCCGCCCTGGGCATGGTCTTCACCATGTTCGCGGGATTCTGGACGGACTGGCTCTGGTACCGGTCGGTGCACTACTCGTCCGTGTTCACCACCACCCTGTCCACGAAGATCGGGCTCTTCTTCGTCTTCGGCCTGCTGATGGCGGTCGCGGTCGGCCTCAACATCTGGCTCGCGCACCGGCTGCGGCCTCCGCTCAGCGCCATGTCCATGGAGCAGCAGAGCCTGGACCGCTACCGCATGGGCATCGCGCCGTACAAGAAGTGGCTGCTGCTCGTCGTCACCTGCCTGGTCGGGCTGATCGCGGGCGCCTCGGCGGCGGGCCAGTGGCGGACGTGGCTGATGTGGGTGAACGGCGTGCCCTTCCACCAGAAGGACCCGCAGTTCCACCTCGATGTCGCCTTCTACGCTTTCGACCTGCCCTGGTACCGGTTCCTGCTGGGCTTCGGCTTCGCCGCGACCATCCTGTGCCTGATCGCCGCCGCGCTCACCCACTACCTGTACGGCGGGCTGCGCGTCACCAGTCCGGGCGCCCGGGCCACCGCTGCCGCGACCGGCCACCTGTCGGTGCTGCTCGGCATCTTCGTCGCCCTGAAGGCGGTCGCCTACTGGCTCGACCGGTACGGCCTCGCGGTCAAGTCCAGCGACTTCAAGGCCACCGACAACTGGACCGGCCTGCGCTATGTCGACGCCAACGCCTATCTGCCGGCCAAGACCATCCTGTTCTGCATCGCCGTCATCTGCGCGCTGCTGTTCTTCGCCACGCTGTGGCGGCGCACCTGGCAGCTGCCCGTCATCGGCTTCGGCCTGATGGTGCTCTCGGCGATCCTGATCGGCGGCCTGTACCCGGCCATCGTGCAGAAGTTCCAGGTGCAGCCGAACGAGCAGGCCAAGGAGGCGCCGTACGTCCAGAAGAACCTGAACGCCACCCGCGAGGCGTACGGCATCGACGACACCAAGGTCACCGACTACGAGGGCGAGTCCAAGACCAAGGACAAGAGCACGCTGCGCGGTGCCGCCGACGACGCGGCGAGCTTCCGGATCATCGACCCGAACATCGTCTCCCCGACGTTCCAGCAGCGTCAGGAGATGAAGGACTACTACGGCTTCCCGGACAACCTGGACGTCGACCGGTACCCCGGCAAGGACGGCAAGGAACAGGACACGGTCATCGGGCTGCGCGAGCTGGACCTGGCCGGCGTCCCGAAGCACAACTGGATCAACGACCACTTCCGCTACACGCACGGTTTCGGCGTGGTCGCCGCCAAGGGCACCGAGGCCAAGGGCGGCGAGCCGGTGTTCACCGAGTACGACCTGCCGTCCAAGGGCGACCTCGGCACCTACGAGCAGCGGATCTACTACGGCGAGAAGACCACCACCTACTCGATCGTCGGCGGTCCCCAGGAGGAGATCGACTACTCCGACAACGACGGTGAGAAGCCGACCAGCTACCGGGGCGGCAGCGGCGTCAACCTCGACAACCCGGTCAACCGGGCCGCGTACGCGCTGACGTTCAACGAGCCGCAGATCCTGTACTCGGGCGCGATCGGCAAGGGTTCGCGAATCCTGTACAACCGCACCCCCAAAGAGCGCGTGGAGGCGGTCGCCCCCTGGCTGACCATCGACGGCGACGCCTACCCGGCGGTCGTCGGCGGCCGCATCCAGTGGATCGTCGACGCCTACACGACCACCAACGGCTACCCGTACGCCTCCCGTACGACCCTGGGCGATACGACGGCCGACTCGCTGACCGCGACCAACAACTCCCGCGCGGTGGTGGCCCAGCAGAACCAGGTCAACTACATCCGCAACTCGGTGAAGGCGACGGTCGACGCCTACACCGGTGAGGTCAAGCTGTACCAGTGGGACACCCAGGACCCGGTGCTGAAGACCTGGATGAAGGCGTTCCCGGACACGGTGCAGCCCAGGAGCGCGATCTCCGGCGACCTGATGGACCATCTGCGCTACCCGCAGGACCTGTTCAAGGTGCAGCGCGAACTGCTCACCCGCTACCACGTGACGGACGCCGAGACCTACCTGACCGGCAGCGAGGTGTGGCAGGTGCCCAACGACCCGACCAACAAGTCGGGCAACGCGGTGCCGCCGTACTACCTGAGCATGAAGATGCCGGATCAGAAGCAGCAGGCGTTCTCCCTGTCGACGACGTTCACGCCCACCGGGCGGGACAACCTGGCGGCGTTCATGACCGTGGACGCGGAGGCCGACAGCAAGGACTACGGCAAGATCAGGATTCTGAAACTGCCGACCAGGACGACGGTCGACGGACCCAAACAGGTACAGAGCAAGTTCAACTCGGACGAGAGGATCGCCTCCACGATCAAGCTCCTGAGGGGAGACGACTCCGACATCGAGTACGGCAACCTGCTGACCGTGCCGCTGGACGGCGGACTGCTCTATGTGGAGCCCGTCTACGTCCGCGGCAGCGGACTCAAGCTGCCGCTGCTGCGGAAGGTTCTGGTCACCTACGGGAACCAGACCGAGTTCGAGAACACCCTCGACGAGGCGCTCGACAAGATCTTCGGCACCAAGAAGTCGGCCACCAGGCCGCCGGGAACCGGCACCCCGCCCGACACGAGCGACCCGACGGTCCGGCAGGCGCTCCAGGACGCCCAGAAGGCCTTCGACGCGGGGCAGCGGGCGCTCCAGGACGGGCCGGACTGGGCCGCGTACGCCAAGGCGCAGGAGCAACTCCGGGAGGCCCTGAAGAAGGCCGAGGAGGCCCAGTCCAAGGCGGACGACAAGACCGCCGACGACAAGACCGGCGGGAAAACCGACGACAAGGCCGGTGACAAGGCCGGCGGCGAGACCGGCGAGAAGGACGGCGGGAAGAACCAGAGTTGA
- a CDS encoding catalase yields the protein MSQGPLTTEAGAPVADNQNSETAGVGGPVLVQDQLLLEKLAHFNRERIPERVVHARGAGAYGTFTVTADVTPYTRAAFLSEVGKQTEVFLRFSTVAGNLGAADAVRDPRGFAVKFYTEEGNYDLVGNNTPVFFIRDAIKFPDFIHTQKRDPYTGSQEADNVWDFWSLSPESTHQVTWLFGDRGIPASYRHMDGFGSHTFQWSNEAGEVFWVKYHFKTDQGIKNLTAEEAEVLAGKDPDSHQRDLREAIERGEFPSWTVGVQIMPAADAATYRFNPFDLTKVWPHADYPVITIGKLELNRNPRNIFAEVEQSIFSPAHFVPGIGPSPDKMLQGRLFAYGDAHRYRVGINADHLPVNRPHATEARTHSRDGYLYDGRHGGEKNYEPNSFGGPQQTGRALWQPFDGFTGGTGNHPTPVHAEDDDFVQAGNLYRLMTEAEKERLIANLAGFIAKVSREDIIERAIGNFRNADADFGKRLESAVQALRG from the coding sequence GTGTCGCAGGGACCGCTCACCACGGAGGCCGGAGCTCCGGTCGCCGACAACCAGAACAGCGAGACGGCGGGCGTCGGCGGGCCGGTCCTCGTCCAGGACCAGCTGCTGCTGGAGAAGCTGGCCCACTTCAACCGGGAGCGGATCCCGGAGCGCGTCGTGCACGCCCGCGGTGCCGGTGCCTACGGCACCTTCACCGTGACCGCGGACGTCACCCCGTACACGCGTGCCGCCTTCCTGTCGGAGGTCGGCAAGCAGACCGAGGTCTTCCTGCGGTTCTCGACCGTGGCGGGCAACCTCGGCGCGGCGGACGCCGTGCGTGACCCGCGGGGCTTCGCGGTGAAGTTCTACACCGAGGAGGGCAACTACGACCTCGTCGGCAACAACACCCCGGTCTTCTTCATCCGGGACGCGATCAAGTTCCCGGACTTCATCCACACCCAGAAGCGCGACCCGTACACCGGCAGCCAGGAAGCCGACAACGTGTGGGACTTCTGGTCGCTGTCGCCGGAGTCCACGCACCAGGTGACCTGGCTGTTCGGCGACCGCGGCATCCCGGCGTCGTACCGGCACATGGACGGCTTCGGCTCGCACACCTTCCAGTGGAGCAACGAGGCGGGCGAGGTCTTCTGGGTCAAGTACCACTTCAAGACCGACCAGGGGATCAAGAACCTCACCGCCGAGGAGGCGGAGGTCCTCGCGGGCAAGGACCCCGACTCCCACCAGCGCGACCTGCGCGAGGCGATCGAGCGCGGGGAGTTCCCGAGCTGGACCGTGGGCGTGCAGATCATGCCGGCGGCCGACGCGGCGACCTACCGCTTCAACCCGTTCGACCTGACCAAGGTGTGGCCGCACGCGGACTACCCGGTCATCACGATCGGCAAGCTGGAGCTGAACCGCAACCCGCGCAACATCTTCGCCGAGGTCGAGCAGTCGATCTTCTCCCCGGCGCACTTCGTGCCCGGCATCGGCCCCTCGCCCGACAAGATGCTCCAGGGCCGGCTGTTCGCCTACGGCGACGCGCACCGCTACCGCGTCGGCATCAACGCCGACCACCTGCCGGTCAACCGCCCGCACGCCACCGAGGCACGCACCCACTCCCGTGACGGCTACCTCTACGACGGCCGGCACGGCGGCGAGAAGAACTACGAGCCGAACAGCTTCGGCGGGCCGCAGCAGACCGGCCGCGCGCTGTGGCAGCCGTTCGACGGCTTCACCGGCGGCACCGGCAACCACCCGACGCCGGTCCACGCCGAGGACGACGACTTCGTCCAGGCGGGCAACCTCTACCGGCTGATGACCGAGGCGGAGAAGGAGCGGCTGATCGCCAACCTGGCCGGCTTCATCGCCAAGGTCTCGCGCGAGGACATCATCGAGCGCGCGATCGGCAACTTCCGCAACGCCGACGCCGACTTCGGCAAGCGGCTGGAGAGCGCGGTGCAGGCGCTGCGCGGCTGA
- a CDS encoding PDZ domain-containing protein: protein MPRRTVTMLASTLMLIALLCAGVLIPVPYAEMSPGPTVNTLGKHDGEPVLQISGHKTYPADGHLNMTTVRVTGADYRMNLVEAVYGWLAHDSKIVPHDTLYPDGKTEEQSSQENAEEFSQSQESAKVAALKELHIPVKSWVIVSTVVKGSPAEGRLHAGDVIKAVDGTAVKQPADVAKLVTKHKPGQDVVFTIVPAKDQAAAEKARKEATGTRNVTITTRAADDGGAKRAIVGISAGTDHTFPFDIDIKLADVGGPSAGLMFALGIYDKLTPGSLTGGTFVAGTGTIDDDGTVGPIGGIEMKTVGARDKGARYFLTPADNCAAAAKDTPDGLTLVKVKTIGDALDALEDIRGEDVAALPKCAAKG, encoded by the coding sequence ATGCCACGCCGCACCGTGACGATGCTCGCCTCGACCCTGATGCTGATCGCGCTCCTGTGCGCGGGAGTGCTCATCCCCGTGCCGTACGCGGAGATGTCCCCCGGCCCGACCGTGAACACGCTCGGGAAGCACGACGGCGAGCCGGTGCTGCAGATCTCCGGGCACAAGACGTACCCGGCCGACGGCCACCTGAACATGACCACCGTCCGGGTCACCGGCGCCGACTACCGGATGAACCTCGTCGAGGCCGTCTACGGCTGGCTGGCCCATGACAGCAAGATCGTCCCGCACGACACGCTCTACCCGGACGGCAAGACGGAGGAGCAGTCCAGCCAGGAGAACGCCGAGGAGTTCAGCCAGTCCCAGGAGAGCGCCAAGGTCGCCGCCCTGAAGGAGCTGCACATCCCGGTGAAGTCCTGGGTGATCGTCTCCACGGTCGTCAAGGGCTCCCCGGCCGAGGGCCGGCTGCACGCGGGCGATGTGATCAAGGCCGTCGACGGCACGGCGGTCAAGCAGCCGGCCGACGTCGCCAAGCTGGTGACCAAGCACAAGCCGGGTCAGGACGTCGTCTTCACGATCGTTCCCGCCAAGGACCAGGCGGCCGCCGAGAAGGCCCGCAAGGAGGCGACCGGCACGCGGAACGTCACGATCACGACCCGGGCCGCCGACGACGGCGGTGCCAAGCGGGCGATCGTCGGCATCTCCGCCGGGACCGACCACACCTTCCCGTTCGACATCGACATCAAGCTCGCCGATGTCGGCGGGCCCAGCGCGGGCCTGATGTTCGCGCTCGGCATCTACGACAAGCTCACCCCGGGCAGCCTCACCGGCGGCACGTTCGTCGCGGGCACCGGCACCATCGACGACGACGGCACGGTCGGCCCGATCGGCGGCATCGAGATGAAGACCGTCGGCGCGCGGGACAAGGGCGCCCGGTACTTCCTCACCCCGGCCGACAACTGCGCGGCGGCGGCCAAGGACACCCCGGACGGGCTGACCCTGGTCAAGGTCAAGACCATCGGTGACGCGCTCGACGCGCTCGAGGACATCCGCGGCGAGGACGTCGCCGCCCTGCCGAAGTGCGCCGCCAAGGGCTGA
- a CDS encoding molybdenum cofactor biosynthesis protein MoaE has protein sequence MALTNDHPGERAAENPVKLIAVRETPLSVDEVFRAVGDAAAGGIALFVGTVRNHDGGADVDALGYSCHPSAEAEMRRIAEKVVADHPVRALAAVHRVGDLRVGDLAVVVAVACPHRAEAFDACRKLIDDLKHEVPIWKHQRFSDGTEEWVGAC, from the coding sequence ATGGCACTCACGAACGACCACCCGGGTGAGCGGGCGGCCGAGAACCCCGTCAAGCTGATCGCCGTCCGGGAGACACCGCTCTCCGTGGACGAGGTCTTCCGCGCCGTGGGGGACGCCGCGGCCGGGGGCATCGCGCTGTTCGTGGGCACCGTGCGCAACCACGACGGAGGCGCCGACGTGGACGCCCTCGGCTACTCCTGCCACCCCAGCGCCGAGGCCGAGATGCGGCGGATCGCCGAGAAGGTCGTCGCCGACCACCCCGTGCGGGCGCTGGCCGCCGTCCACCGGGTGGGTGATCTGCGGGTCGGGGACCTCGCCGTGGTCGTCGCCGTGGCCTGCCCGCACCGCGCGGAGGCCTTCGACGCCTGCCGCAAGCTGATCGACGACCTCAAGCACGAGGTGCCCATCTGGAAGCACCAGAGGTTTTCCGACGGTACCGAGGAGTGGGTCGGGGCATGCTGA
- a CDS encoding PPA1309 family protein, with amino-acid sequence MSNTPMAASPLTRAVLEIDEYVSGLGWDQPARLFALVDTARLRAQEPSLAAQLGLEDESETAGLTPIEQDEVPSGKPLDEFLATIAWPDAVTGCALTVERLMLPPSAEAQVPSDLDEARLAEWVARHPERQEVRMTVAVLRDGSRESALRLREKDTPTEVLTGPDLVPGLADALVATFAD; translated from the coding sequence ATGTCCAACACTCCCATGGCAGCGAGCCCGCTCACCCGGGCCGTACTCGAGATCGACGAGTACGTCTCCGGCCTCGGCTGGGACCAGCCCGCTCGCCTCTTCGCCCTTGTAGACACCGCACGGCTGCGGGCTCAGGAACCTTCGCTCGCGGCCCAGCTGGGCCTCGAGGACGAGTCCGAGACCGCTGGTCTCACCCCGATCGAGCAGGACGAGGTCCCGTCCGGCAAGCCACTGGACGAGTTCCTCGCCACCATCGCCTGGCCCGACGCGGTCACCGGCTGCGCCCTCACCGTGGAGCGGCTGATGCTGCCGCCGTCCGCCGAGGCCCAGGTCCCCTCCGACCTGGACGAGGCCCGGCTGGCCGAGTGGGTCGCCCGGCACCCCGAGCGCCAGGAGGTCCGCATGACGGTGGCCGTGCTGCGTGACGGCAGCCGCGAGTCGGCGCTGCGGCTGCGCGAGAAGGACACCCCGACGGAGGTCCTGACCGGCCCCGACCTGGTGCCGGGCCTGGCGGACGCGCTGGTGGCGACGTTCGCGGACTGA
- a CDS encoding Fur family transcriptional regulator, which yields MSDLLERLRGRGWRMTAQRRVVAEVLNGEHVHLTADEVHARAVARLPEISRATVYNTLGELVSLGEVLEVTTDKRAKRYDPNAHRPHHHLVCARCGAIRDVHPNGNPLADLPDTERFGFTVSDVEVTYRGLCPDCAGA from the coding sequence ATGAGCGACCTTCTGGAACGGCTGCGTGGACGCGGATGGCGGATGACCGCGCAGCGGCGCGTGGTGGCCGAGGTCCTGAACGGCGAGCACGTCCATCTGACCGCCGACGAGGTCCACGCGCGCGCCGTCGCGAGACTGCCCGAGATCTCCCGGGCGACCGTCTACAACACCCTGGGCGAGCTGGTCTCGCTCGGCGAGGTGCTGGAAGTCACGACGGACAAGCGCGCCAAGCGGTACGACCCGAACGCGCACCGGCCGCACCACCACCTGGTGTGCGCCCGCTGCGGCGCGATCCGTGACGTCCACCCGAACGGAAACCCGCTCGCCGACCTCCCCGACACCGAGCGCTTCGGCTTCACGGTGTCGGACGTCGAGGTGACCTACCGGGGGCTGTGCCCGGACTGCGCCGGCGCGTGA